The following coding sequences are from one Cyanobacterium sp. T60_A2020_053 window:
- a CDS encoding RDD family protein, whose amino-acid sequence MYNQEDYPLLPPRRPKAPPERRAYAFLVDFILVWLLSSLVKNILAELLVFLLLWLTLRVVVVDKNQGQSIGRWAFDLKISNFESNKQRPPLLTLLKRESIVAGVAFLAMIGLKVNFRDFLLMLLFLAPLIADAFTALTDDEYNRTFHDRNANTVIIQTRRGYSLDLRLKKWTKEIKRNWQRRQRKD is encoded by the coding sequence TCCCGAAAGAAGGGCTTATGCTTTTTTAGTCGATTTTATTTTAGTGTGGCTATTATCCTCTTTGGTAAAAAATATTTTGGCTGAATTGTTGGTATTTCTTCTGCTATGGTTAACTTTGCGTGTGGTGGTAGTTGACAAAAATCAAGGTCAAAGTATCGGGCGCTGGGCATTTGACCTAAAAATTAGTAACTTTGAATCAAATAAACAGCGCCCTCCCCTCCTCACTTTACTAAAAAGAGAAAGTATTGTTGCTGGGGTGGCATTTCTGGCAATGATTGGTTTAAAAGTCAACTTTCGTGACTTTCTTTTGATGCTATTATTTTTAGCGCCCCTCATCGCAGATGCCTTCACCGCTTTAACTGATGATGAATATAATCGCACTTTTCATGACCGTAATGCTAATACGGTAATTATTCAAACTCGGCGCGGATATTCCCTCGATTTAAGACTAAAAAAATGGACAAAAGAAATTAAACGTAACTGGCAACGCCGACAACGTAAAGATTAA
- a CDS encoding glycerol acyltransferase, translating to MVQEKKLGWSLDYRNPDVIRSMMPLWDFLYKYYFRVETDGWENIPDQQVLFVGSHNGGLTAPDMVMMMYDWFRRFGVEKPVYGLMHPSAWTLYHGVTDLAAKTGAVIAHPKMAIEAIESGANVLVYPGGAQDVFRLYTEQDKIKFVGRKAFLKLAIRYSLPIVPLVSKGAHESLIVLADIYEYIKQIPDFGLFNNLSILDPEVFPIYLGLPWGIAFGPIPNIPFPTKIYTRVCPPIYFERYGFSASKDKDYIDECYHQVVNAMQYQLDDLFANH from the coding sequence ATGGTACAAGAGAAAAAATTAGGTTGGTCTTTAGATTACCGAAACCCCGACGTAATCAGGAGTATGATGCCTTTGTGGGATTTTTTATATAAATATTATTTTCGGGTGGAAACCGATGGTTGGGAAAATATCCCCGATCAACAAGTTTTGTTTGTCGGTTCTCATAACGGCGGTTTAACAGCGCCCGACATGGTCATGATGATGTATGATTGGTTTCGGCGTTTTGGGGTCGAAAAGCCTGTGTATGGCTTAATGCACCCCAGTGCATGGACTCTTTATCATGGGGTTACTGATTTAGCTGCTAAAACTGGAGCGGTGATAGCGCACCCCAAAATGGCCATAGAAGCTATTGAGTCGGGTGCTAATGTGTTAGTGTATCCGGGGGGCGCTCAGGATGTCTTTCGTCTCTATACAGAACAAGATAAGATTAAGTTTGTCGGTCGTAAAGCATTTCTGAAGTTAGCAATACGTTATTCTTTACCCATTGTACCGCTTGTGTCGAAGGGCGCCCATGAGAGTTTAATCGTTTTAGCTGATATTTATGAATATATTAAGCAAATTCCTGATTTTGGCTTGTTTAATAATCTTTCCATTCTTGATCCTGAAGTTTTCCCCATTTATCTCGGTTTACCTTGGGGAATAGCCTTTGGTCCTATCCCTAATATACCTTTTCCCACTAAAATTTACACAAGAGTATGTCCGCCAATTTATTTTGAGCGCTATGGTTTTTCTGCTAGTAAAGACAAGGATTATATTGACGAATGTTATCATCAGGTAGTCAATGCGATGCAATATCAACTAGATGATTTATTTGCCAATCATTAG